In Desulfovibrio sp., a single window of DNA contains:
- a CDS encoding AAA-associated domain-containing protein, which produces MFEVLQHLKNVSQVYGIGDRQFTAISDVELDIGEGEFVSLLGPSGCGKSTLLRIITGLQPPTSGEVIYRGEQLKGVNPRSSIIFQSFALYPWLTVQENVEVALKARGVTPKQRGRRALDMLHRVGLEGFETAYPRELSGGMRQKVGFARALSIEPELLCLDEPFSALDPLSAEALRGELLELWTTGAIPTKSLLMVSHNIEEAVFMSDRIVLMDKEPGRVVAELTVSLPHPRDRKSREFLEIVDKVFAILAGQTLPEADEHGSAPGAPGRTRPLPHIELSDLFGLVEHIDLSPGNTADIYRLADEFQMEVDDVLPLVEAAEILGMGVVSKGDIALTTLGETFAEASIGARKEIFASRIRRLPFFQWLLTLLKKSDKHQLKWDVVQMALELEFPPHEAEKQLETAVTWGRYATVLAYEDDTGILSLEPESSTDKAA; this is translated from the coding sequence ATGTTCGAAGTCTTGCAGCACTTGAAAAACGTCTCGCAGGTCTACGGAATCGGCGACCGGCAGTTCACCGCCATTTCCGATGTGGAACTCGATATCGGAGAAGGCGAGTTCGTCTCCCTGCTTGGCCCTTCTGGCTGCGGCAAGTCCACGCTTCTGCGCATCATCACTGGGCTGCAGCCCCCCACCTCTGGCGAAGTGATCTACCGGGGCGAGCAGCTCAAAGGCGTAAACCCTCGATCATCCATAATATTTCAGAGTTTTGCTTTGTATCCGTGGCTCACCGTACAGGAGAACGTGGAAGTGGCCCTCAAGGCGCGTGGTGTTACGCCCAAGCAGCGCGGACGCCGTGCCCTGGACATGCTCCACAGGGTGGGCCTGGAGGGCTTCGAGACGGCCTATCCCCGCGAGCTCTCAGGCGGCATGCGCCAGAAGGTTGGTTTTGCCAGGGCCCTGTCCATCGAGCCCGAGCTTCTCTGCCTGGATGAACCCTTCTCAGCCCTGGACCCCTTGTCCGCCGAGGCTCTGCGCGGCGAGCTTTTGGAACTGTGGACCACCGGGGCCATACCCACCAAGAGCCTGCTCATGGTGTCGCACAACATCGAAGAGGCGGTGTTCATGTCCGACCGTATTGTTTTGATGGACAAGGAGCCCGGGCGGGTGGTTGCCGAATTGACGGTGAGCTTGCCTCATCCCAGGGACCGCAAGTCAAGGGAGTTTCTTGAAATAGTGGACAAGGTGTTCGCCATCCTGGCCGGGCAGACCTTGCCCGAGGCCGACGAACACGGCTCCGCTCCGGGTGCACCTGGCCGGACGCGCCCCCTGCCGCACATTGAGCTTTCGGACCTGTTCGGCCTTGTGGAGCATATCGACCTGAGCCCTGGCAACACCGCCGACATCTACCGGCTGGCCGACGAATTCCAGATGGAGGTGGACGATGTGCTTCCCCTGGTGGAAGCGGCCGAGATTCTGGGCATGGGAGTGGTCAGCAAGGGCGATATTGCCCTTACCACCCTGGGAGAAACCTTTGCCGAGGCGTCCATTGGCGCGCGCAAGGAGATCTTCGCCAGCCGCATCCGCAGGCTGCCGTTTTTCCAGTGGCTGCTCACGCTTCTTAAGAAATCAGACAAGCATCAGCTCAAGTGGGATGTGGTCCAGATGGCCCTGGAACTGGAGTTCCCCCCCCATGAGGCGGAGAAGCAGCTGGAAACGGCCGTCACCTGGGGCCGCTACGCCACGGTGCTGGCCTATGAGGACGATACAGGCATCCTGAGTCTGGAGCCGGAGTCTTCAACGGACAAGGCGGCATGA